In one window of Amblyomma americanum isolate KBUSLIRL-KWMA chromosome 9, ASM5285725v1, whole genome shotgun sequence DNA:
- the LOC144105651 gene encoding uncharacterized protein LOC144105651: protein MVLQGSGLLPGARPSELREVYLESIAAHTASYIPRMHSQAVSEAVGNEAEHSGGERELFWGFPPEQLFFYLHCFSQCGRIGRARQGKIAICNVALPAVSRFRQAFKCGPQHRLVTNFTWPEISKASTIEPP, encoded by the exons ATGGTGTTGCAGGGCAGCGGACTCCTGCCCGGTGCGCGACCCTCGGAACTGCGCGAAGTGTACCTGGAGAGCATTGCTGCGCACACGGCGAGCTACATACCGCGAATGCACTCCCAGGCCGTTTCTGAAGCCGTGGGTAATGAAGCGGAACATTCGGGTGGCGAGAGGGAGCTGTTCTGGGGCTTCCCGCctgagcagctcttcttctaccTGCACTGCTTCTCCCAGTGCGGAAGGATCGGCAGAGCGCGCCAGGGAAAG ATCGCTATCTGCAACGTCGCACTCCCGGCTGTCAGCCGTTTTCGGCAGGCTTTCAAGTGCGGGCCCCAACATCGCCTCGTCACAAACTTCACCTGGCCAGAAATCTCGAAAGCTTCCACCATCGAGCCGCCCTAG